TTGTTGAAGTAATTTGTATTTTTCTTCATCAAAATAGGCATTTGCCCTTAAGAATTGTTTGATTAATCCCTGCCCTAGTAATCGGTATGATTCATCAAATTGTCTGGCTGCAATTTTAGCAGCAGCCTTTTCCTTTGCCTCTTCTAATTGATTGGCCGTAATCCCCTCTTCTTGATTCATGATTTCTGAAAGGGCCTCAGAAATACCTGCTGACAGTTGATCTGTGCTGGTGGGGTTACCCACGGCCAATTGATTGAATACCGATTCGGGCATGACAAAGGGTATAATCGATTTTAGCCGAGCAACTTTTTCAGGGACTTCTTTTTCTGTATCTGCTTGGGTTGCCTTGACTTGTTTTAATACGTTGTTGATATCTTTTTGGACAGTTTCCAAAACACCTAGGTTGATCTCGGGTACCTTAGGTACCTTTTCTATCGCTTTTCGGCGTTCCTCCGCTGTTTTCTGCTGGTCAATGTATACAACCGCTCTGGGTGCATAGATTGTTGTAGGAGAAATCTGACCAACCTGTAGATTTACCTTTTGAGGTACAAATTCAAAGGATACCAACAATGTAAAAATCAAAAAAAACAAACCTGCAGCGAAATAACGTTTAAACCCATTGTTTTGAAAAAGATATTTAAGGCCTTTGATCAGGCCTCCACCAATTTGTTTTAGCGATAGCATGTTTAATCAATCACTCCCCGGCCTACCAAAAGGCCTGTCCTACTCCTCAGCCTGCTGATCGTAAGCCCGGATTATATCCATAACCAGGGGGTGGCGGACAATATCTGCTCCAGTCATCCATTGAAATGCAATTCCTTTAATGCCTTCCAATACTCTCTTGGCATCCACAAGGCCTGAGCTTTGCCCCTTGGGTAGGTCCACCTGCGTTATATCACCAGTTATGATTGCCTTGGAGCCAAAACCAAGACGCGTTAGAAACATCTTCATCTGCTCTGGCGTCGTGTTTTGGGCCTCGTCTAAAATAATAAATGCATCCTCCAATGTTCTACCTCTCATGTAGGCCAATGGTGCAATCTCAATAATATTTCGTTCCAGATATTTTTGCGTATGGTCCAAGCCTAAAATGTCATATAAACTGTCATAGAGTGGTCTTAAGTATGGGTCAATCTTTTCTTGTAAATCCCCGGGTAAAAAACCAAGTTTTTCTCCGGCCTCCACGGCAGGACGGGTCAAAATAAGTCGATTAACTTCTTTCTTTCTTAATGCATTAACTGCCATTGCCACCGCCAAGTAGGTTTTACCACTACCGGCGGGACCAATGGCAAAAACAATATCATTTTTTCTGATGTTTTGGATATAATCCTTTTGCCCCAAGGTTTTGGGTTTGATTTGTTTGCCTCTGGCTGAAACTAAGACAACGTCTTTAGCTAGGTTCGTCAGGGCATCTTTAACACCCGACTTAACTGCCCTTAATACATAATGAATTTCATGTGGTCCGATACGATTACCGGCGCTATAGTAATCCAGCAACTGTGTAAAGACTTCTTGCCCCTGTTTCACCCGTTCCGGCAATCCAATCAGGGTAAATTCTTCCCCCCTGGCAACCACCCGGATATCCAGACTCTGTTCAATTAAATTAACGTGTTCATCTTGTTTTCCTAAAATTTCTGCTGCAGCTTCATTATCACGGATAACGACTTTTAATTCTGTACATTCGGCCAAACTTTTTCCTCCTTAAATGCTTTGAAGGTTTTTGAAACACCAATTTCTTCAATTGCTTCTACAAAGGCTTTAACTCGGATAATATCCTCTGATCTTCCGGTATTTATAATTTCAAGCCTACGCTCAGCAATTTTTGCACCCTTAGGAAGTTTTGTATTAATCTCTTCTAAGGCCTTTGCCTCTGCTATTTTTTGGGCCCCGGCCTTCCCATGATCAATTCGTTCTATAATTTTTTCGCTGTATTGCACATTTCTAATTTCGACGGGGATTGCAATATTCCTCCATTTGGGGAGACTTTTAACAATCTCCTTGGTTTCATAGTGTTGGTAGGGCGATCCTTCGGGCCCTGATATGATTATTTCCTTGGACCCAATTTTAATACAAATCGAGTTCCTTTGTTTGCCTGACATTTTTTCCACGGTTTCTGTTAGGGCGCATTCTCCGTAGCCTTCATACCACACCCTAGCCCGCACAAATCCTTTGGCTCGAACAAAGTGACTAATATATTGGGGCTCCGGAGGCTCCTGTCCTTCGGGCAAGGGTTGGTTAGACGGGTCCGGTTTTACCTCCTCTTTTATTTCCCCACTAATTAAAATGCTGCCAGGTAGGACAGTCTCACCTTCCTGTACCATCGCTTGTCCGTTTAACACCAGAACCTCTTTGATTAATCCGGCCTTTCTAGCAACAATGTGGGCAGGTTCTTTGTTTGGTCTTTCTGTAACTAGTTTCCTTTCAGCAATTTCAATAATAACCCGGGTTCCTTTTACATACACCCCTGCCCAGGCCACAGCAGGTATTTTTTCCCGAATGGTTCTTTCGATTAATTTCGGGTCCAAGTCCCATTTCGCTGCCCCCGGTGTCAAACCCACCTCTGCTGCGATTTTTTTTATTTCTGCATCGGTTAGTTTCTCATTACCAGTAACTGTGATAAACCAAACAAAGGAAGAAAGCACATACAGGGCAATTAAAAACACTATGCCTCCCATCACCAAAAGTTTACGTTTTTTTAGACGGTGTATTAAAAAGGGAAACCCTCTTCGCTCAACAATGGAAAAACCACTCTGGGTGGCCCGTGCTATATGCCTCAAGGGGCGAACATCGGTAATACGTACTTTCACCTTTACCTTATCCTGTCCGATGCGACTGATGTCCCATAAAAAAATCCCCCTGCTGGCAGCCATGTTTACAAATTTTTCTAGAAAATCCCCCTTTACCACCAGGGATACATATCCCATTAAAAAAGAAAATAAGCGCAAAAGAACCATTACCACACCTCCCCTGACTGCAAAAAAGTAAGGGATTTAATTTGCCCTTCTACACAGATTTCGTCGGTTTTGATATTACGAAGCAGAAGATTTGCACCGGAAATACCAACTTCCCCTTCTCCTACCTTAATCCGAACTTTTTCCGTGGTGTATTCAACAATTCCCCTGTGATTTTCGATAAAAACTTGCAGGTTGCCCACAAGTACAATCTTGGGTAAATCAAACATAATGTCACTTGGTATTTCGAAAAAATCGGAAATTTGTTTTTTGAATTTCCGTTGAAAGTCTCGTAAGGACATAAAAATCCCCCTCCTTGGGATTATGTGTATGCATCCCTGAGGGGGAAAATTACTAATTATTGGTATAATCCTCTCCTTCGCTTGGCCACCGGCGGTCCAAGAATCTCCGATAAGATAATACCATTTTTTAACATACCCGGGGTCAAATCTCCTTGCCTAAAATCACCAAACCCGCAGTTTTCATCTTCTTCTACAATAATCTCTTTCTCAGACAGAGGATTTTGGGTCGACCTTTCACAGGGGGCCGTTACTACACGTTGTTGCTCCTTAGTTCTCTCAATTTTTTTTGGCATGGTACACTGTTCAATGATAACCGGTGGTTGTGTGGCTTCATCCAGGCCTTTAATTCTATCCGATTTTTCAGATTTTGGACCCCATTTTTTTCTAAGATCCTGGGGTAAACGGTAGTTGGTTGATTCCTGCTCAGGGGGCGGAACGGGGGTCCGATTTTTTTTATTAGCTGAAATTGCACTGATAATGGACCATATGATAAAGATTAAGACGAGTGTTTTCATCGGACTTCACATCCCTTATTCCAGCTTCTTTCCTTTCTCTTTCCCATGTCCGTTGCCGGAGATGGACTCTCTCATTTTCGTATCCGCCAGTATGTTTTGCATGTTGTAATAGTCCATAACACCCAAACGACCTGAACGGAAGGCTTCGGCCATGGCTCTAGGTACTTCCGCTTCGGCTTCTACAACCTTTGCTCTCATTTCTTGTACCCTGGCCTTCATCTCCTGTTCCTGGGCCACCGCCATGGCTCTTCTTTCCTCTGCCTTGGCCTGGGCAATATTCTTATCCGCCTCGGCTTGGTCTGTCTGCAGTTGGGCACCAATGTTTCTGCCGATATCGACATCGGCTATGTCAATGGATAGAATCTCAAAGGCTGTACCGGCATCAAGACCCTTGGAGAGAACCGTTTTAGAAATACTATCAGGATTCTCCAAAACGGTTTTGTGGGTTTCTGCACTACCCACACTGGTTACAACACCCTCACCTACACGGGCAATAACGGTTTCTTCACCAGCACCGCCCACCAGGCGATCGATATTGGCCCGTACCGTTACCCTGGCAACGGCTTTCAATTCAATACCATCCTTCGCCACCGCACTGATAACAGGGGTTTCGATCACTTTCGGATTAACACTCATTTGGACTGCTTCCAGCACGTTTCTGCCGGCCAAATCAATGGCCGCAGCCCTTTCAAAGAGCAAAGGTATATTAGCCCTTTCAGCCGCAATTAGTGCATCCACAACCCGGTCCACATTACCTCCGGCCAAATAGTGGGCTTCCAGTTGATTTACACTGACGGCCAGACCTGCTTTATCCGCTTTGATCAGTGGATTGACAATCTTGGCCGGTGGTACCCGGCGCAATCGCATACCTACCAGGGTAAAAATGCCGACCTTTACCCCTGCCGCCAGTGCTGAAATCCACAGGCCCACAGGAATAAAGCTGAATAAAACCACCACAGAGATGACGCCTAAGATTACTAAGACCAGGAAAGAAAGACTGCCTAAACTCATGAACAATTCTACTCCTCCTTTAGCATTTATAAAGTATTTTAGGGATAACCTAAAAAATTATTCTATTAAACGGCAATACTTTAGATATCTTTACGGTCCACTGTCTTTACTACCACTCTGGTTCCTTCAACTTTTATGACCAGCACGTGGGTCCCTGGAGCTACAAATTCGCCCTCCGTCACGACGTCTACCTTCATCCCTTCAATGAGGGCAGAGCCTGCCGGGCGTAAAGGCGTTGCAGCCACACCCTCTAAGCCTAGAAGTTTTTCCATCTGACGGTCTGGTGCTAAATAGCCCTCTTCTTTGTTCTGGCGATTGGACAAAGTTACCCTACGCCAAAAATTAAACTTGGTAGCAAGCCATACGCCCCCCACCAGGACCAGCAATGTAACCAGCAACGCCAAAGTTAAGGCCTGGGTGGCATGAAAAATATCTACTGATATCAGGAGGACACCCCAACCCAATAATATGACCCCCACCACACCAGCCACACCAAAACCAGGGACGAAAAACAATTCAATGACCAGAGCTAAAACCCCTAAAACAAAGGCAAGGGTAGCCAACCAGCCAGACATCTGTGCAAGATAAAAAAGCATTTGCGCACACCCCCATGCTTCAATATTATTTACTTACAATGTAAAAAAATGCCTGGCATTTTGCCAAGCATTTTTTATGTTCTGGTTATCTAAAGCTTTTACGTTTACGAGCTGCTTCGGACTTTTTCTTTCTTTTTACACTGGGTTTTTCATAATACTCGTGTTTGCGTGCCTCAGCCAAAACGCCAGCCTTTTGACAGGACCGCTTAAAGCGCCGGAGGGCACTGTCCAGTGTTTCGTTCTTGCCAACTCTAATTTCCGCCACTCAATTTCCCTCCCTCCGCCAAACCATAAACCTGGATCTAGTTCTAATTCCCAATATATCTGAGGTGTATAGTATGTAAAAAATAAATACCAGTTTATTATAACTTGATATCAGGCTGTAGTCAATAATTTTAACCTGGAGGCCATTGCATTTGCCGACCACCCAATAGATGGAAGTGAATATGATAAACCGTTTGACCACCTTCGTCTCCACAGTTGGAAACAATCCTAAAGCCCTTAGCCAATCCTAGTTCCTTTGCCAATTTTGCAGCAATTAACAGGATATGTCCCATTAGGTCTGCATCTTCGCTTCCTAAATCCTCCAAGGAGGAAATGTGTTTTTTAGGAATGATCAAAATATGCACCGGAGCAGCAGGAGCAATATCTTTAAAGGCATAAACCTTTTCATCTTGGTAAACAACCTGGGAAGGTATTTCTCCGGTAATGATCTTACAAAAAATGCAGTCTTGCACCAGCAAGCACCTCCCCCCAGCGTAAATTAAAACTATTTTTACATAGTCTTTCCTAAAAGTGTATTCAACACTCAAAGGATATTATCCTGCAACCTTGTTAAATAATTCTGCCTTTTAATGTAGATTCCTTAACTCCTTGGATGTGCACCCTCACCATTTGTCCCTTCAAGCCTGTGTCCCCTGGAAATAGCACCTTAAGGTAGGTGTCTGTATGCCCTTCCAAAAGATTAGGGTCCTTTTCGTAGGGTTGTTCCACCAGCACTTTCAGTTCTTTACCCACCTGTTGCTGGGCAAATTGATGAGCAAGGCGATTACCCAGTTCAATCAAACTTTTACTACGCTCTTCTTTGTCTTGGGGAGCAACCTGATCTGTCATCTCTGCGGCGGGCGTACCCTTGCGAGGAGAGTATTTAAAGACATGGATACCGGCAAAGCCAGACCGTTCAACGGTTTTTAGTGTGTTTTGAAAATGTTCCTGGGTTTCCCCAGGAAAGCCAACAATAATGTCGCTGGTGATAGCAATACCCGGCATAATCTGGTTTATTTTATGAATTAAGTCAGTAAATTGCTGGGTGTTGTACCTCCTTCCCATGAGAGCCAGAATCTCATCATCACCGCTTTGTAAAGGAATATGCAGATGGCGGCACACATTGGGATGCTCTGACACGGCTTTAATGAGGGCATTGTTGATATCATGGGGTTCCACAGAACCCAAACGAAGTCTGGTTAGGCCTGGTAATTTCGCTAACCGCTCCACCAACCAGCCCAAATCAATATCTTTTCCGGTAAAATCCTGACCATAGGCACCGATATGAATGCCAGTTAATACAATCTCTTGAAAACCCTGTTGAATTAATTCTTCTGCAGAACTCAGGACATTTTCCGGCAGTCGGCTACGTACGGGCCCCCGGGCATAAGGAATAATGCAGTAAGCACAAAAGCTGTTGCATCCCTCCTGAATCTTTAGAAAAGCCCTTGTTTTTCCTTGTTCTGTGGGTACCGGAAGCTCTTCAAAGCAATCAGTTTGCATAATATCATCCACTGCATTAACCGGCCCTTTACCCCTGGAGTAGGCCTCCACCAGTTGGACAATTCTACTTTTATCCTTGGTGCCAACTACCAGATCAACACCAGGAATTTCTAATACTTCTCCGGGTGATGTCTGGGCATAACATCCCGTTACTGTAATAACAGCCGCTGGGTTCTGTTTACTGGCCCGTCGGATGATTTGCCTGGATTTGCGATCCCCCATGTGGGTAACGGTGCAGGTATTGATTACATATGCATCTGCATGTTGCTCAAAATCAACTATTTCGTAGCCCGCTTGCCGAAATAAATCGGCGATGGCAGATGATTCATACTGGTTAACTTTACATCCAAGGGTATAAATAGCAGCAGATTTAGCCATATTGGAAACCTCCTTAGCCCAGTTCGCCAAACTGGTACAGGACCATTGTCAGAGCCGCTGGTCCTGCTGTTTCAGTGCGCAAAATCCGGCTGCCCAGTGTAACCGGGTAAAATCCCTTTTCCTTGACCCGCTCAACTTCCTCTTCTTCAAAGCCGCCTTCGGGACCAATAAAAATATACACCTGGCCGGGTGCCATCGGCCTTGTTTGCAAGACTTCTCTAAGGGATTTTGTCCTTTCACCCTCCCAGGGCATCAGCACCAGGGCATCCGGCGGAATTTGCTGCAGTATTTCATCCCAGCTACTTAGCATATATACTTCCGGTATACCGGACCGCCGGCATTGTTTGGCAGCCTCCACTGCTACCCGCTGCCAACGCTGTACCCGCTCTGCAGCCTTTTTAGCATCCAACTTTACAATCGAACGGGCGGCGGCCAGGGGAATGATGCTGCTAACCCCCAGTTCAGTACACTTCTGTATAATTGTTTCCATCTTATCACCCTTGGGCAGACCCTGCACCAGGGTAACTTTTACCGTTGGCTCCGAAGTGGCCTCTTGCTGCTCCAGAATCCTACAGTGAACCTCTTGTTTATTTATTTCTAAAATCTGCGCCAAATAAACATTCCCCCGGCCATCAAGAAGGGTTAGGTTATTCCCGGTCTCCATCCTCAAAACCCGGCTGATATGTTTTACATCCGGCCCATTAATGACGGCTGTATCGCTGTTAATTTGTTCAGGTTGGACAAAAAATCGGGGCAAATCTTATCCCTCCAAAATACATAGGTAGGAAACCCATTCCCCGTCTTCCTTGCGTCCTAGAATTTTAAAACCGGTTTGTTCCAACTTTTGCCGGACTTCTTCAGCACGAAACTGAATAATACCGGATGTAATAAAATAACCACCGTGTTTTAAAATCCGTGGCACATCAGGGGCCAGAATCATAATGACATTGGCAACAATATTGGCGATTACAACATCAACCTTGCTTTCCACTTTATCCAACAAGTTGCCATGAAACACTTCAACTATATCTTGAACGCCATTCCGCTCCACATTTTCCTGGGATACTTTGACAGCCACTTCATCCAAATCCACTGCTAAAACCCTAGCAGCACCTAATTTGGCAGAAGTGATGGCAAGAATCCCTGTGCCGGTTCCCACATCTGCCACCGATTCCCCCCCCTGGATAATACCCTCCAGGTATTCCATACACATAGTGGTGGTGGGATGATTACCACAGCCAAAGGCCATGCCAGGATCCATTTCCAGAACAATTCTCCCATCCTCTGGCACATAATCTTCCCAACTGGGCTTAACAGCCAGTTTTTGACCAATCTCCACCGGCTTATAGTATTTCATCCAGGCGGTGGCCCAATCCTCTTCGGCTACCTGGCGTCTTTCAAAAGTAGGCACTGCATCCAAGGGTAGCCCGGTCAGTCGTTCCTGTAAAAGAACCAGCTTGTTCTCCAAGTTGGGGCCTTCGGGTAGGTAAGCTTTTACGATTGGTTGGGGACGATTTAGGACCTCGGGTGGAAACTCATAATGGTCCCAAATGTTGGCTTCTATATACCGGTTTATTAAAGCCGGGTCCTCTATCACAACCCCACCGGCACCCAGTTCATCAAATATATTACTTACCATGTCGATACCTTCAGGGCATACATGGACGGCTATTTCGAGCCAATTCAATGGGGGAACCTCCTCCTTGTTCGGATTGTAGGTGAGTCTAGGGTAACTTCCATCTGAAATGGTTTTATTTTTGTTGTCAGCTTTCAGCCTTCAGCCTATGGGGTATTTTATGGGGCGGCCATGAGCTATGAGCCGTGAGCCATTAGCTAGGTTACCCCTTAAAGGCATCTTTCATTTTCTCAAATATATTTTTTTCCGACCCTTTGGGTAGTTTCTCATCGTTCATTTTTGCAAATTCCCGCAGTAGATCCTTTTGCTTTTCATTTAGTCGGGTGGGAGTTACAACCCTTACACGAACGTGCTGATCACCGCGTCCACTTCCATTCAGATAAGGAATTCCTTTTCCCCTAATGCGGAAAATGGTACCTGTTTGTGTTCCCTCTGGCACCTTTAAGTCAGCGGAACCATCTAGAGTGGGAACTTCTAAGACATCCCCCAGGGCTGCCTGGGCAAAGGAGATTTCCATATCACAAACCACTTCATTACCTTCCCGGCGGAAGAATTTATGAGGTCGAACCAGAATATAGACGTAGAGGTCTCCGGGCGGACCACCGCGAAGACCTGCCTCCCCTTCGCCACTAAGACGGAGGCGAGATCCCTCATCCACTCCGGCAGGAATTTTCACGTGTATACTTTTTGTTTTTCTGATCTGACCTGCACCACGGCAAGTGGGACAGAGTTTTTCTATAATTTTTCCCGTTCCATGACACTTGTCACAGGTGCGGCTTTGCACAATACGGCCGAAGGGAGAGTTGGCTGCATATTGTACCTGCCCGGAGCCATGACAGGTACCACAGGTCTTAGTACTGCTTCCCGGCGCTGCACCAGATCCACCGCAGGTATCGCAGTTCTCCGTGCGTGGAACTTGAATGTCCCTTTCTACACCAAAGGCAGCTTCCTTAAAGGATATCTCCATGTTAACTCTTAAGTCATTACCTTTTTGGGGGCCGTTACGCTGGCGTCCCATACCACCAAAAAACATGTCAAAGATATCACCAAAGTCACCGTTAAAGCCTCCAAAACCACCTGCGCCAAAACCCTGGCCATCGGTGGCAGCATGACCGAATTGGTCATAGGAGGTCCGTTTTTCAGGATCACTTAGTACCGCATAGGCTTCGGCAATTTCCTTAAACTTTGTTTCTGCCTCTGCTTTATCACCCTGGTAGGCATCGGGGTGGTACTGCCGGGCCAGCTTACGGTACGCTTTCTTTATCTCATCCGCAGAGGCACCTTTGCTTAGGCCCAGCACCTCATAATAATCTCGCTTAGCCATGTTTCACCACCTTACATTCATAAATTACAGGGGAATCTAGATTCCCCTGTAATTTGCACTTCTACATTATATTATAATTTTCTACTTGTTGTCGTCTTTTACTTCATAATCTGCATCCACAACATTATCCTTTTCAGCCTGACCGCCGCAGTTACCGCCGGCACAGCCACCCTGGGCAGCAGCCTGCTGGGCCTGCTGTTGCTGGTACAGGTCAGCGGTTAATTCGTGGAGGGGCTTGGTTAGTTCCTCTAATTTATTTTTAATTAAATCTGTATCGTTGCCGTTCATGGCAGTGCGCAGTTCTTCTACAGCCTTTTGTACTGCTTCTACTTTTGCTTTATCTGCATTTTCTCCCAGGTCCTTAATAGTCTTTTCAGCCTGATAAATCAGGCTGTCTGCCTGGTTTTTGACCTCAACAGCTTCTTTCCGCTTCTTATCTTCTTCTGCAAATTTTTCAGCTTCATTAACCATTCTGTTGATTTCATCATCAGACAAACCACCAGTGCCACCGGTAATCGAAATACTTTGGACTGTTCCTGTTCCCATATCCTTTGCAGATACAGATACGATACCATTGACATCAATATCAAATTTTACCTCAATTTGCGGTACACCACGGGGTGCCGGAGGAATACCGGACAGTTGGAATCTACCCAGAGTTTTGTTATCTGCCGCCATTTGACGCTCACCCTGCAGCACATGAATTTCCACTGATGGTTGGTTATCAGCTGCGGTGGAGAATATCTGGCTCTTGGAAGTTGGGATAGTGGTATTGCGATCAATCAGCTTGGTAAACACACCGCCCAGGGTTTCAATCCCCAAGGACAGGGGAGTTACATCCAACAACAGAACATCCTTAACTTCTCCTGCCAATACACCTGCTTGAATGGCTGCACCAAGGGCAACGCACTCATCGGGGTTGATACCCTTGTGAGGTTCTTTGCCCAAGAATTTACGAACGGCTTCCTGTACTGCTGGAATACGGGTGGAACCGCCAACCATCAGTACTTTGTTTATTTCATTAGTTTCCAGACCAGAATCAGCTAAGGCCTGACGGGTGGGACCCATGGTTTTTTCCACTAAATCGGCAGTTAATTCATCAAATTTCGCTCTACTGATGTTAACATCCAGGTGGAGGGGACCATCTGCACCTACAGAAATAAAGGGCAGGTTCACATTGGTACTCAACACACCAGATAGTTCAATCTTTGCTTTTTCAGCAGACTCTTTCAGCCGCTGCATGGCCATTTTGTCTTTGGATAAGTCAACACCGGTTTCTTTTTTGAATTCTGCTACCAAGAAATCTACTATACGTTGGTCAAAGTCGTCGCCACCTAGGCGGTTGTTACCACTGGTGGACTTAACTTCAAAGACACCGTCACCCAGTTCTAGTATGGATACGTCAAAGGTTCCACCACCTAAGTCAAAGACTTGAATGGTTTGGTCACCTTCCTTATCCAGCCCATAGGCTAGTGCTGCGGCGGTAGGCTCGTTAATTATGCGCAGTACTTCCAGTCCGGCAATTTTACCGGCATCTTTGGTAGCCTGACGCTGGGCATCACTAAAATAGGCAGGTACAGTAATAACGGCCTGGGTAACAGACTCGCCCAGATAAGCTTCGGCATCCGCCTTTAGCTTGCTAAGTATCATTGCTGAGATTTCTTGGGGAGAGTAGTCCTTACCATCAATGGACACTTTATGATTGGTTCCCATGTACCGTTTAATGGATTGAATGGTACGGTCGGGGTTGCTGACAGCCTGGCGTTTTGCCACCTGTCCTACCAGACGCTCACCTGTTTTAGAGAATCCAACAACCGAAGGAGTGGTTCTAGCACCTTCTGCGTTGGGGATAACAACTGCTTCGCCACCTTCCATGACGGCCACACAAGAGTTGGTTGTTCCTAAATCAATTCCTATTACTTTTCCCATTTTCTTAACCTCCTGAGAAAATTTATTACAATCCATGATCTTAAGTTCTAAATATTAGGAGCTAGCGACTTTAACCATGGATGGTCTGATTACTTTTCCTTTTAGATAGTAGCCCTTGCGGAGTTCCTCCACCACCGTGTTTTCCGGTTCGTCGGAATCCTGCACTTGCATCACTGCATCATGAACATTGGGGTCAAACTGCTCCCCTTGGGCCGGAATGGGTTCCAAGCCCTCTCTGGAAAGGACTTCATTAAGCTGGCGATAAATCATTTCCACTCCGCTAATAAATTTTTCCCCTCCGTCACCAGCATTGGCCAAGGCCCTTTCAAAGTTGTCCATAACTGGTAATAAACCTTGGATCAGTTGCTCAGAGCCAAACTTGATCAAGTCCTCCCGCTCCTGGCGGGTACGGCGGCGCAGATTTTCATAATCTGCTTGCAACCTCAGTGCTCGATTGTAGTTTTGTTCTGATTCCTCTGTTTTTACCTGTAACATTTTTTTAAGTTCCTCCGGATCATCTGGCAGACTGACTGCTTCCTCCTCCGGAATCTTAACAGACTCACAATTTTCATCGGTCTGTTGCACACTCTCTTCTACAACTTTTTGACCGCTTTTTGCATTCTCTTCGGTCACTGTATCACCTCTCTATTAAGCTTCCTGCCCAAAACCTTCTCCAGCAGGTTTATAATCCTTCATTTTGATAATGGTATCAATTCGCAGGATGGCTTCGGCAATTTCTCCGGCTGCTTTTAATGCATGGATTTTTACCAAAGCTGGGTCCATAACTCCCATTTCAACCATATCCACAATATCACCTGTGTCACAGTCTATACCCAGGGAGATTTTTTCTTGTTCCGCCTGGGCTGCCAGCACATCACCCAGTTTTTCCAGAGGGTTAAAGCCTGCATTGGCAACAATCTGTGCCATCGGTCGACGAAGGGTTTCTGCTACACAGCTTATGCCATAGGCTACCATACCCCGGGTATTTTCCCGGGCCTTTTCAACTTCACGGGAAACGGCTAACTCCAAAGATCCTCCTCCGGGCACCACGCCACCCTTAA
This genomic interval from Desulforamulus reducens MI-1 contains the following:
- the rpsU gene encoding 30S ribosomal protein S21, with translation MAEIRVGKNETLDSALRRFKRSCQKAGVLAEARKHEYYEKPSVKRKKKSEAARKRKSFR
- the mtaB gene encoding tRNA (N(6)-L-threonylcarbamoyladenosine(37)-C(2))-methylthiotransferase MtaB translates to MAKSAAIYTLGCKVNQYESSAIADLFRQAGYEIVDFEQHADAYVINTCTVTHMGDRKSRQIIRRASKQNPAAVITVTGCYAQTSPGEVLEIPGVDLVVGTKDKSRIVQLVEAYSRGKGPVNAVDDIMQTDCFEELPVPTEQGKTRAFLKIQEGCNSFCAYCIIPYARGPVRSRLPENVLSSAEELIQQGFQEIVLTGIHIGAYGQDFTGKDIDLGWLVERLAKLPGLTRLRLGSVEPHDINNALIKAVSEHPNVCRHLHIPLQSGDDEILALMGRRYNTQQFTDLIHKINQIMPGIAITSDIIVGFPGETQEHFQNTLKTVERSGFAGIHVFKYSPRKGTPAAEMTDQVAPQDKEERSKSLIELGNRLAHQFAQQQVGKELKVLVEQPYEKDPNLLEGHTDTYLKVLFPGDTGLKGQMVRVHIQGVKESTLKGRII
- the yqfC gene encoding sporulation protein YqfC, giving the protein MSLRDFQRKFKKQISDFFEIPSDIMFDLPKIVLVGNLQVFIENHRGIVEYTTEKVRIKVGEGEVGISGANLLLRNIKTDEICVEGQIKSLTFLQSGEVW
- a CDS encoding PhoH family protein, which codes for MAECTELKVVIRDNEAAAEILGKQDEHVNLIEQSLDIRVVARGEEFTLIGLPERVKQGQEVFTQLLDYYSAGNRIGPHEIHYVLRAVKSGVKDALTNLAKDVVLVSARGKQIKPKTLGQKDYIQNIRKNDIVFAIGPAGSGKTYLAVAMAVNALRKKEVNRLILTRPAVEAGEKLGFLPGDLQEKIDPYLRPLYDSLYDILGLDHTQKYLERNIIEIAPLAYMRGRTLEDAFIILDEAQNTTPEQMKMFLTRLGFGSKAIITGDITQVDLPKGQSSGLVDAKRVLEGIKGIAFQWMTGADIVRHPLVMDIIRAYDQQAEE
- the floA gene encoding flotillin-like protein FloA (flotillin-like protein involved in membrane lipid rafts) is translated as MSLGSLSFLVLVILGVISVVVLFSFIPVGLWISALAAGVKVGIFTLVGMRLRRVPPAKIVNPLIKADKAGLAVSVNQLEAHYLAGGNVDRVVDALIAAERANIPLLFERAAAIDLAGRNVLEAVQMSVNPKVIETPVISAVAKDGIELKAVARVTVRANIDRLVGGAGEETVIARVGEGVVTSVGSAETHKTVLENPDSISKTVLSKGLDAGTAFEILSIDIADVDIGRNIGAQLQTDQAEADKNIAQAKAEERRAMAVAQEQEMKARVQEMRAKVVEAEAEVPRAMAEAFRSGRLGVMDYYNMQNILADTKMRESISGNGHGKEKGKKLE
- a CDS encoding NfeD family protein, with the translated sequence MLFYLAQMSGWLATLAFVLGVLALVIELFFVPGFGVAGVVGVILLGWGVLLISVDIFHATQALTLALLVTLLVLVGGVWLATKFNFWRRVTLSNRQNKEEGYLAPDRQMEKLLGLEGVAATPLRPAGSALIEGMKVDVVTEGEFVAPGTHVLVIKVEGTRVVVKTVDRKDI
- a CDS encoding histidine triad nucleotide-binding protein; its protein translation is MQDCIFCKIITGEIPSQVVYQDEKVYAFKDIAPAAPVHILIIPKKHISSLEDLGSEDADLMGHILLIAAKLAKELGLAKGFRIVSNCGDEGGQTVYHIHFHLLGGRQMQWPPG
- the yqfD gene encoding sporulation protein YqfD, with amino-acid sequence MVLLRLFSFLMGYVSLVVKGDFLEKFVNMAASRGIFLWDISRIGQDKVKVKVRITDVRPLRHIARATQSGFSIVERRGFPFLIHRLKKRKLLVMGGIVFLIALYVLSSFVWFITVTGNEKLTDAEIKKIAAEVGLTPGAAKWDLDPKLIERTIREKIPAVAWAGVYVKGTRVIIEIAERKLVTERPNKEPAHIVARKAGLIKEVLVLNGQAMVQEGETVLPGSILISGEIKEEVKPDPSNQPLPEGQEPPEPQYISHFVRAKGFVRARVWYEGYGECALTETVEKMSGKQRNSICIKIGSKEIIISGPEGSPYQHYETKEIVKSLPKWRNIAIPVEIRNVQYSEKIIERIDHGKAGAQKIAEAKALEEINTKLPKGAKIAERRLEIINTGRSEDIIRVKAFVEAIEEIGVSKTFKAFKEEKVWPNVQN